From Metasolibacillus fluoroglycofenilyticus, one genomic window encodes:
- a CDS encoding GGDEF domain-containing protein: MEIAIQQINKKFTMQNMYRAKYFAWIAIIFESLLIVINVVQSKVTWNIYLFFYLLLLVCSILFLLLLNTIDKKLHHYRLIKYTMWGYYCFTLMWGATITLLDQNSYGQVTAYLINLFGVAIMYHVRLKYFIFLQSIPTLYLLGGLAIIQLDKAVVFAHMINIVLFIVISVAGSYFIYQGYYKLFEQEQLLLQANNQLAGMNGDLQLLATHDELTEMPNRRGLYDYVEATMGTGPRHVTAMLLDIDAFKHFNDYYGHLEGDKVLREVAAILKELAGEGYFVGRFGGEEFIYLMFDMERKTALHFANKICKVVERQRIQHKASPISPYVTVSIGIAVNPLCTKDDLHQLFQDADAALYSAKKAGRNRAELSI; this comes from the coding sequence ATGGAAATCGCCATACAACAAATTAATAAAAAATTTACAATGCAAAATATGTATCGTGCTAAATATTTTGCTTGGATAGCCATTATATTTGAGTCGCTATTAATCGTAATAAACGTTGTGCAAAGTAAAGTTACTTGGAATATTTATTTGTTTTTTTATTTGCTTTTGCTTGTATGCTCTATTTTATTTCTTTTGTTGTTAAATACAATAGATAAAAAACTACATCATTATCGGTTAATCAAATACACTATGTGGGGTTATTATTGCTTTACACTGATGTGGGGAGCCACAATTACTTTGTTAGACCAAAATTCTTACGGGCAAGTAACTGCCTATTTAATTAATTTATTTGGTGTCGCAATTATGTACCATGTACGTCTAAAATATTTTATTTTTCTCCAAAGCATTCCTACGCTCTACTTGCTAGGTGGCTTAGCTATTATACAGCTTGATAAAGCAGTTGTATTTGCGCATATGATTAATATTGTATTATTTATTGTTATTAGTGTGGCAGGCTCTTATTTCATTTATCAAGGCTATTATAAGCTGTTTGAGCAGGAGCAACTATTATTACAAGCAAATAATCAATTGGCAGGGATGAATGGTGATTTGCAATTATTAGCTACACATGACGAGCTAACAGAGATGCCCAATCGCCGTGGCTTATATGATTATGTAGAGGCTACAATGGGCACTGGGCCACGCCATGTAACAGCGATGTTATTGGATATCGATGCCTTTAAGCATTTTAATGACTATTATGGCCATTTAGAGGGGGATAAGGTATTGCGGGAAGTTGCCGCGATTTTGAAGGAGCTTGCGGGGGAAGGTTATTTCGTAGGACGCTTTGGCGGAGAGGAATTCATTTATTTAATGTTTGATATGGAACGTAAAACGGCGCTACATTTTGCGAATAAAATATGCAAAGTGGTTGAACGACAGCGGATTCAACATAAGGCTTCACCAATTTCGCCATATGTGACCGTTAGTATTGGAATTGCTGTGAATCCCCTTTGCACAAAGGATGATTTGCATCAATTATTTCAGGATGCGGATGCTGCATTATATAGCGCTAAAAAAGCTGGACGTAATCGCGCGGAGCTATCTATATAG
- a CDS encoding PrkA family serine protein kinase translates to MSILNKIKNYREEENRLKWEGSFADYLEIIKERPEVAQTAHSRVYNMLKTAGVEEQDGQKMYHFFGHEIFGLETALERLVEEYFHPAAKRLDVRKRILLLMGPVSGGKSTIVTMLKRGLERFTRTESGAVYAIKGCPMHEDPLHLIPHHLRDAFYEEYGIRIEGSLSPLNTMRLEQEYGGRIEEVRVERIFFSEDRRVGIGTFTPSDPKSQDIADLTGSIDFSTIAEYGSESDPRAYRFDGELNKANRGMMEFQEMLKLDEKFLWHLLSLTQEGNFKAGRFALISADELIVAHTNETEYRTFIANKKNEALHSRIIVMPIPYNLKVSQEERIYEKMIHDSDMAHVHIAPHALKVAAIFSVLTRLEVPKKQGVDVVKKMRLYNGESIEGYNEVDIEELKKEYPNEGMQGIDPRYVINRISSAIIRKEVPSINALDVLRALKDGLDQHASISEEDRKKYMNYIAVARREYDEIAKKEVQKAFVYSYEESAKTLLNNYLDNVEAFCNKNKLRDPLTGEEMNPDEKLMRSIEEQIGVSENAKKAFREEILIRLSAFARKGKRFDYHSHDRLREAIQKKLFADLKDVVKITTSSQTPDEAQLKKINEVVATLVDEHGYNTTSANELLRYVGSLLNR, encoded by the coding sequence ATTAGCATTTTAAATAAAATTAAAAACTACAGGGAAGAAGAAAATCGCCTGAAGTGGGAAGGTAGCTTTGCGGATTATTTGGAAATTATTAAAGAGCGACCAGAAGTTGCACAAACTGCTCATTCACGTGTTTATAATATGTTAAAAACTGCAGGTGTCGAGGAGCAGGATGGACAAAAGATGTATCATTTTTTTGGCCACGAAATATTTGGATTAGAGACGGCTCTTGAACGATTGGTAGAGGAATATTTCCACCCTGCTGCAAAACGACTCGATGTGCGCAAGCGAATTTTATTGTTGATGGGGCCTGTGAGTGGCGGGAAATCAACGATTGTGACGATGCTAAAACGAGGCTTGGAGCGCTTTACACGTACAGAGAGCGGAGCGGTTTATGCCATTAAAGGCTGTCCAATGCATGAGGACCCATTACATTTAATTCCCCATCATTTGCGAGATGCTTTTTATGAGGAGTACGGGATTCGGATTGAAGGAAGCTTGTCACCATTAAATACGATGCGCCTTGAGCAGGAATATGGCGGACGCATTGAGGAAGTGCGAGTGGAGCGTATTTTCTTTTCGGAGGATCGCCGAGTAGGAATAGGTACATTTACCCCATCTGATCCAAAATCGCAGGATATTGCCGATTTAACGGGGAGCATCGACTTTTCGACGATTGCCGAATATGGCTCGGAGTCTGACCCGCGTGCTTATCGCTTCGATGGGGAGCTGAATAAAGCAAATCGAGGTATGATGGAGTTTCAGGAGATGCTTAAGCTCGATGAAAAGTTTTTATGGCATTTATTATCATTAACGCAGGAGGGCAATTTTAAAGCAGGACGCTTTGCTTTAATTAGCGCGGATGAATTGATTGTCGCTCATACGAATGAAACCGAATACCGCACATTTATCGCCAATAAAAAGAATGAGGCTTTACATTCACGTATTATCGTTATGCCGATTCCTTATAACTTAAAGGTGAGCCAAGAGGAGCGTATTTATGAAAAAATGATTCATGACAGCGATATGGCACATGTACATATCGCACCACATGCGCTCAAAGTTGCTGCGATTTTTTCTGTTTTAACGAGATTAGAAGTGCCGAAAAAACAAGGTGTCGATGTTGTTAAAAAGATGCGTCTTTATAACGGGGAGAGCATCGAAGGTTATAACGAGGTCGATATAGAGGAATTGAAAAAGGAATATCCAAATGAAGGAATGCAAGGCATTGACCCACGCTATGTAATTAATCGGATTTCCTCCGCTATTATTCGTAAGGAAGTACCATCAATCAATGCATTAGATGTGCTACGTGCCTTGAAGGACGGCTTAGACCAGCATGCCTCTATTTCAGAGGAGGACCGCAAAAAATATATGAATTATATTGCGGTCGCTCGTCGAGAGTATGATGAAATCGCGAAAAAGGAAGTGCAAAAAGCCTTTGTTTATTCCTACGAGGAATCTGCTAAAACATTATTGAACAACTATCTTGATAATGTCGAGGCATTTTGCAATAAAAACAAGCTGCGAGACCCATTAACAGGTGAAGAAATGAATCCAGATGAAAAGCTAATGCGCTCAATTGAGGAGCAAATCGGTGTATCTGAAAACGCGAAAAAGGCATTTCGCGAAGAAATTTTAATTCGCTTATCCGCCTTTGCAAGAAAGGGCAAGCGCTTCGACTATCATTCACATGACCGTTTGCGTGAAGCGATTCAGAAAAAGTTATTCGCTGATTTGAAGGACGTCGTAAAAATTACAACCTCCTCACAAACACCAGACGAGGCACAATTGAAAAAAATCAACGAGGTTGTCGCAACGCTCGTCGATGAGCACGGCTACAACACAACCTCAGCCAACGAGCTACTGCGCTACGTAGGCAGTTTATTGAATCGTTAA
- the yhbH gene encoding sporulation protein YhbH has protein sequence MSDKQQHQFIISKENWSLHRKGYQDQERHRQKIDEAIKNNLPELISEESIILSKGREVIKIPIRSLDEYKIRYNTDKSKHVGQGQGDSQVGDVVARDGKAQQGQGKEAGKEAGKDYYEAEVRLEDVEEILFQQLALPNLQQKEVANIATNKIEFNDIRKKGLMGNIDKKRTILTAIKRNAMKGKPAINPIHQDDLRFKTWDEVVKPESRAVVLAMMDTSGSMGIFEKTCARNFFFWMTRFLRTKYSAVDIEFIAHHTEAKVVTEEEFFTKGESGGTICSSAYAKALQLINEKYPPSRYNIYPVHFSDGENLSSDNERCLQLIEQLMEISSMFGYGEVNAYSRTSALMSAYSKIEHPKFRHYIIKRKSEVYDALKSIFKKEGVQ, from the coding sequence ATGAGTGACAAGCAGCAACATCAGTTCATTATCTCAAAAGAAAATTGGTCCCTCCATCGTAAAGGATATCAGGACCAAGAACGCCATCGACAGAAAATTGACGAGGCAATTAAAAATAATTTACCAGAGTTAATTAGTGAGGAAAGCATTATTTTGTCTAAGGGGCGAGAGGTGATTAAAATTCCAATTCGTTCTTTAGATGAATATAAAATTCGTTACAATACAGATAAATCAAAGCATGTTGGGCAAGGACAGGGGGATAGCCAAGTTGGCGATGTCGTTGCGCGGGATGGTAAAGCACAGCAAGGACAAGGAAAAGAGGCAGGCAAGGAAGCGGGAAAAGACTATTACGAGGCAGAGGTGCGGCTGGAGGATGTGGAGGAAATATTATTTCAACAGCTAGCTTTGCCTAATTTACAACAGAAAGAAGTAGCAAATATAGCGACAAATAAAATTGAGTTTAACGATATTCGTAAAAAGGGTCTAATGGGCAATATCGATAAAAAGCGGACTATTTTAACGGCAATTAAACGTAATGCGATGAAAGGAAAGCCGGCAATTAACCCTATTCACCAAGATGATTTACGCTTTAAAACATGGGATGAGGTTGTGAAACCAGAATCGCGTGCAGTTGTATTAGCAATGATGGATACAAGTGGTTCGATGGGTATTTTTGAAAAGACTTGTGCACGAAATTTTTTCTTTTGGATGACGCGTTTTTTACGTACGAAATATAGTGCTGTTGATATTGAATTTATCGCCCACCATACAGAGGCGAAAGTTGTAACGGAAGAGGAGTTTTTCACGAAAGGTGAAAGCGGCGGCACGATTTGCTCCTCAGCCTATGCTAAAGCATTGCAATTAATAAATGAAAAATACCCACCATCACGCTACAATATTTATCCGGTTCATTTTTCAGATGGAGAAAATCTATCATCAGATAACGAGCGCTGTCTACAATTAATAGAGCAATTAATGGAAATTTCCAGCATGTTTGGTTATGGCGAGGTGAATGCCTATAGTAGAACATCTGCACTAATGTCCGCTTATAGTAAAATTGAGCATCCGAAGTTTCGCCATTATATTATTAAGCGAAAATCAGAGGTTTACGATGCGCTAAAAAGCATTTTTAAAAAAGAAGGAGTGCAGTAA
- a CDS encoding alpha/beta fold hydrolase, translating into MWEQCMIETARGTFEVFKKGHGQPVCVTHLYSEYDVRGNIFADLFTEHATVYLVNLRGCGNSTDDLSKFNYSMGHTVDDLEAIRLALRLEKWIFAGHSTGGMLALKYATMYPNSLVHIVAGGLCASSEYMRHPSSIYCPTNSNNPRIKEIIAMLRNPQSTLEERRAGNKEWALMSLYHEKHYDAMLSRPNSGKTVSKRLDYFSYEELPTYDLRPELPDAATTAYIYCGLHDAQCPYEFSAEAAELMPNATLQTFRQSNHSPFIEEEKEFHQFIATTFK; encoded by the coding sequence ATGTGGGAGCAATGTATGATTGAAACAGCGCGTGGCACTTTTGAGGTGTTTAAAAAAGGGCATGGACAACCAGTATGTGTTACACATCTATATAGTGAATATGATGTACGAGGTAATATATTTGCAGATTTGTTCACGGAGCATGCGACAGTTTATTTAGTTAATTTAAGAGGCTGTGGCAATTCTACAGATGACCTTTCTAAATTTAACTATAGCATGGGACATACAGTTGATGATTTAGAAGCAATTCGTCTGGCGCTTAGATTGGAGAAATGGATATTTGCTGGGCACTCAACTGGGGGAATGCTGGCATTAAAATACGCCACAATGTATCCAAATAGTCTTGTACATATTGTTGCTGGAGGGTTATGTGCTTCTTCTGAATATATGCGACATCCTAGCAGTATCTATTGCCCAACTAACTCTAATAATCCGCGCATTAAGGAAATTATTGCGATGCTTAGAAATCCACAATCGACACTTGAAGAAAGACGTGCTGGTAACAAAGAATGGGCTTTAATGTCCCTCTATCATGAAAAGCATTATGACGCGATGTTAAGCCGTCCTAATAGTGGAAAAACCGTATCAAAACGGCTTGATTACTTTTCATATGAAGAGCTACCTACATATGACCTGCGACCTGAATTGCCGGATGCTGCTACGACAGCCTATATTTACTGCGGTTTGCACGATGCACAATGCCCGTATGAATTTTCTGCCGAGGCAGCCGAACTTATGCCGAATGCTACACTACAAACCTTTAGGCAGAGTAATCACTCGCCTTTCATCGAAGAAGAAAAAGAATTCCATCAATTTATAGCAACGACTTTTAAGTAA
- a CDS encoding metal-binding protein ZinT translates to MNKRWLMPFAAATMAFTLVACQEEAKEDREVGSEATDHSHDHNHDHGEQTEQDKQIAKGYFEDSDITNRPLTNWQGEWQSVYPYLQDGTLDKVFEHKALHGDKTAEEYKEYYTIGYQTDVTHIDITNKTMTFHKDGEMLTGTYEYDGYEILTYEKGNRGVRYIFKQIDNDSKAPKYVQFSDHIISDKVSGHFHIYFGEDRAKLLEEMENWPTYYPKALTREEIVEEMNAH, encoded by the coding sequence ATGAATAAAAGATGGTTAATGCCATTTGCGGCTGCTACAATGGCTTTTACTTTAGTTGCATGTCAAGAGGAGGCAAAGGAGGATAGGGAAGTAGGCTCTGAGGCTACAGACCATAGCCATGACCATAATCATGACCACGGGGAACAAACAGAGCAAGACAAACAAATTGCTAAAGGCTATTTTGAAGATAGTGATATTACAAATCGTCCATTAACAAATTGGCAAGGTGAGTGGCAGTCGGTTTATCCATATTTACAAGATGGCACACTTGATAAGGTCTTTGAGCATAAAGCATTACATGGAGATAAAACGGCAGAAGAATATAAGGAATATTACACAATTGGTTATCAAACAGATGTCACGCATATTGATATTACTAATAAGACTATGACATTTCATAAAGATGGGGAAATGCTGACAGGGACATATGAGTACGATGGATATGAAATTTTAACATACGAAAAAGGGAATCGTGGCGTTCGTTATATATTTAAGCAAATTGACAATGATTCCAAAGCACCGAAATATGTTCAGTTCAGCGATCATATTATTTCTGATAAAGTATCAGGACATTTCCATATTTACTTTGGCGAAGATCGTGCAAAATTATTAGAAGAAATGGAAAATTGGCCAACATACTATCCAAAAGCATTAACTAGAGAAGAAATTGTTGAAGAAATGAATGCCCATTAA
- a CDS encoding restriction endonuclease subunit S, with translation MQQYKLGDIVKVVAGTAIPPTCFFNNEGISLINSKNWGLLASMQHLPKIQPDAKQDMYLTKVPAGAILIYPVQGAYHICQQELYIGENIMAIIPNESIILSEYLFYYLQAQSLEFEEFEQQIIELPTIETQQEIITHLVRWQAISEQVQTILTALPQLEQYMLTENLYWLRLQKEQQELTEKFNWMGDIHKILLYTMRKQVN, from the coding sequence ATGCAACAATATAAATTGGGGGATATTGTAAAGGTTGTAGCAGGAACAGCTATACCACCTACATGTTTTTTCAATAATGAGGGCATATCGTTAATCAATAGTAAAAATTGGGGACTGCTGGCAAGTATGCAACACTTACCGAAAATTCAGCCTGATGCGAAACAGGATATGTATTTAACGAAAGTGCCGGCAGGAGCAATTTTAATATATCCAGTGCAAGGCGCATATCATATTTGCCAGCAGGAGCTCTACATTGGAGAAAATATTATGGCTATTATCCCAAACGAATCAATTATTTTAAGTGAATATTTATTTTATTATTTACAGGCACAATCATTGGAATTTGAAGAGTTTGAGCAGCAAATTATAGAGCTTCCTACAATTGAAACGCAGCAGGAGATTATCACTCACTTAGTGAGATGGCAAGCTATTTCTGAGCAAGTACAAACTATACTTACAGCATTGCCGCAATTAGAGCAATATATGCTAACAGAAAATCTATATTGGCTACGACTACAAAAAGAACAGCAAGAATTAACAGAGAAATTTAATTGGATGGGCGATATACATAAAATATTACTGTATACGATGCGAAAACAGGTAAATTGA
- a CDS encoding DoxX family protein has translation MRNKTTIYIPENPVSSFLFSDTRSAIIWLIIRLYVGYIWLTAGWGKIQNDAWVGENGGKALEGFVMGALSKSQETADVTGWYASFLENSVLPNAKLLSFVVAYGELLVGLGLIFGLLTGIAAFFGAFMNVSFLFAGTLSSNPLLFILATWLVLAWKVAGWYGLDRWALPKLGTPWNKKLQ, from the coding sequence ATGAGAAATAAAACTACTATTTATATCCCTGAAAATCCAGTTTCAAGCTTTTTGTTTAGTGATACCCGCTCTGCAATTATTTGGTTAATTATTCGTCTTTATGTCGGGTACATATGGCTGACAGCAGGTTGGGGGAAAATCCAGAACGATGCATGGGTTGGTGAAAATGGAGGGAAGGCACTTGAAGGATTTGTAATGGGGGCACTTTCCAAATCACAAGAAACAGCAGATGTAACAGGATGGTATGCATCTTTTTTAGAAAACAGTGTGCTACCGAATGCAAAACTACTTTCGTTCGTTGTTGCGTACGGAGAGCTTTTAGTAGGTCTAGGATTGATTTTTGGCTTATTAACTGGGATTGCAGCCTTTTTTGGCGCATTTATGAATGTGAGTTTCTTATTTGCAGGAACTTTAAGTAGCAATCCATTGCTATTTATCCTTGCAACATGGCTAGTGCTTGCATGGAAGGTTGCCGGATGGTATGGACTGGACCGTTGGGCTTTACCGAAATTAGGCACACCTTGGAATAAAAAACTACAATGA
- a CDS encoding helix-turn-helix domain-containing protein — translation MSDFLKLVGEQLRAIRIAKGLSQEEVAERTGKIGFSKGRISNIENGQSNITLSTLESLMHALDIAPDELFNFQTLANVADIEEKNLMLSIHHSLLRDRNLDEVKYVVRITKDFLDTMDAQIKKKGVSDKPF, via the coding sequence ATGTCAGATTTTTTAAAGCTAGTGGGAGAACAGCTTCGTGCAATTCGAATTGCAAAGGGATTGAGTCAAGAGGAAGTAGCAGAAAGAACAGGTAAAATTGGCTTTAGTAAAGGACGTATTTCCAATATCGAAAATGGGCAATCAAATATTACATTAAGCACGCTAGAAAGCTTAATGCATGCATTAGATATTGCACCAGATGAACTTTTTAATTTTCAAACTTTAGCAAATGTTGCAGATATCGAAGAGAAAAATTTAATGTTGAGCATCCATCATTCACTTCTTAGAGACCGTAACTTAGACGAAGTAAAATATGTCGTTCGCATTACTAAGGATTTTTTAGATACGATGGATGCCCAAATAAAAAAGAAGGGTGTGTCAGACAAGCCATTTTGA
- a CDS encoding GTP-binding protein — MKKIPVTVLSGYLGAGKTTLLNYILANREGRKLAVIVNDMSEINIDAQLIEDGGFSRTEESFIELTNGCICCTLREDLLIEVDKLLQNQELDGIIIESTGISEPLPVAQTLTIADDSLNITLNNRCYIDAMITVVDAARFMDDYESGETLLERAQTDDKLDQRDVSDLLIDQIEFANILIISKADIVNPSYIGALKELLKKLNPDAEIITAMNGQVPLNDILNRKLFDFENASMSAGWIKELNNEHIPETEEYGISSFVYRRQRPFHPERWHDWLASFPSEIIRSKGFFWLAGLVSQAGASIQFQAAGQWLVDLPKHMQKIAFEQDPELQLRWHEQFGGKQNEIVFIGIDLDASKITQQLDECLLTDNEMQQNWLQFIDPLPPFVASI, encoded by the coding sequence ATGAAAAAAATTCCTGTTACTGTACTAAGCGGTTATTTAGGAGCTGGCAAAACGACATTATTAAATTATATTTTAGCTAATCGGGAGGGGCGCAAACTTGCTGTTATTGTCAACGATATGAGTGAGATTAATATCGATGCACAGCTCATTGAAGATGGTGGATTTTCTCGCACGGAGGAGAGCTTTATTGAATTAACAAATGGCTGTATTTGCTGCACTTTACGTGAAGATTTATTAATTGAAGTAGATAAATTGCTGCAAAATCAAGAGTTAGATGGAATAATAATTGAATCAACAGGTATTTCAGAGCCTTTACCTGTAGCACAAACTTTAACGATAGCTGATGATTCTCTCAATATTACATTGAATAATCGTTGCTATATTGATGCCATGATAACAGTCGTGGACGCAGCACGTTTTATGGATGACTATGAAAGCGGTGAAACATTGTTAGAGCGAGCTCAAACAGATGACAAATTGGACCAACGTGATGTTTCTGATTTACTTATTGATCAAATAGAATTCGCTAATATTCTTATTATTTCCAAAGCAGATATTGTCAATCCATCATATATTGGCGCGCTGAAGGAACTGTTAAAAAAGCTCAATCCAGATGCTGAAATTATTACTGCTATGAACGGACAAGTCCCATTAAATGATATACTAAATCGTAAATTATTTGATTTTGAAAATGCGAGCATGAGCGCTGGCTGGATTAAAGAGCTTAATAATGAACATATCCCCGAAACCGAGGAATACGGCATATCTTCCTTTGTTTATCGACGTCAACGTCCGTTTCACCCTGAACGCTGGCATGATTGGTTAGCTAGCTTCCCAAGTGAAATTATCCGCTCTAAAGGTTTTTTCTGGCTTGCTGGATTAGTTTCCCAAGCAGGAGCATCAATTCAATTTCAGGCTGCTGGGCAATGGCTTGTGGATTTACCAAAGCATATGCAAAAAATAGCTTTTGAACAGGACCCCGAATTACAGCTACGTTGGCATGAGCAATTCGGTGGTAAACAAAATGAAATCGTCTTTATTGGTATCGATTTAGATGCTTCAAAAATTACGCAGCAATTAGATGAATGCTTGTTAACTGATAATGAAATGCAGCAAAATTGGCTGCAGTTTATTGACCCATTACCCCCTTTTGTTGCAAGTATTTAA
- a CDS encoding serine hydrolase, whose translation MKIVIWSIVSIVIVLVLIVGIGMYMFTKEIKAEQPEYIIDFLKENAAKGNVAMVINYNDEHWVNINEKEPLPLASTVKIIVAIEYAQQAADGKIDPNQIISLEELDRFYIAKTDGGAHEAWLTEVQKEYEKEGVPLYEVANGMIAYSSNANTDYLIYRLGLENLNETLKKLELVHHDEIYPLTSPLYIPFQLMSEQSLSSKELLVAMQEMDMDEYRQRATAIHKNWLTEPLTEQEKEQVRKTLTMDIQKVWSDRLHRSTTKDYAAIMKKLNDKSYFSEEVYKYLDPVMEQLMQRPSNSELFAQLGQKGGSTAFVLTIAMYATDKEQNRTELAFFANDLSILEQTKLAKNLNSFQLAFLTEEQFRVKVRSELVGL comes from the coding sequence TTGAAAATAGTTATATGGAGCATTGTAAGTATCGTCATTGTGCTTGTTCTAATAGTCGGCATAGGGATGTATATGTTCACTAAAGAAATAAAAGCTGAACAACCTGAATATATCATTGATTTTCTAAAAGAAAATGCAGCGAAAGGTAATGTTGCCATGGTGATTAATTACAATGATGAGCATTGGGTTAATATTAATGAGAAGGAGCCATTACCTTTAGCAAGTACGGTAAAAATTATTGTTGCAATTGAGTATGCACAGCAGGCAGCTGATGGGAAAATTGACCCGAATCAAATCATCAGCTTAGAGGAGCTGGATAGATTTTATATTGCTAAAACAGATGGGGGGGCACATGAGGCTTGGCTAACCGAGGTGCAAAAGGAATATGAGAAAGAGGGAGTTCCATTGTATGAGGTAGCAAATGGAATGATTGCCTATAGCTCAAATGCCAATACGGATTATTTAATCTATCGATTAGGCTTGGAAAATTTGAACGAAACATTAAAGAAATTAGAGCTAGTTCATCATGATGAGATTTATCCATTAACAAGTCCGTTATACATACCATTTCAGTTAATGAGCGAGCAAAGCTTGTCTAGTAAGGAATTGCTAGTAGCGATGCAAGAGATGGATATGGATGAGTACCGACAACGAGCAACTGCTATTCATAAAAATTGGCTTACAGAGCCATTGACTGAGCAAGAGAAGGAACAAGTACGAAAAACATTGACAATGGATATTCAAAAGGTTTGGTCAGACCGACTACATCGTTCTACAACAAAGGACTATGCTGCGATTATGAAAAAGCTAAATGATAAATCTTATTTTAGCGAAGAGGTTTATAAATATCTTGATCCGGTCATGGAGCAATTAATGCAACGACCGAGTAATAGTGAGTTATTTGCACAGCTAGGGCAAAAGGGCGGTTCAACAGCATTTGTTTTAACAATTGCTATGTATGCAACAGATAAGGAACAAAACAGGACAGAGTTAGCCTTCTTTGCAAATGATTTATCAATATTGGAGCAAACAAAGTTAGCTAAAAACTTGAATAGCTTTCAATTAGCCTTTTTAACAGAAGAACAGTTTCGTGTAAAGGTGAGAAGTGAACTAGTTGGGCTTTGA
- a CDS encoding DUF1456 family protein, with product MTNNDILIRLRYAFDIKNIDMIEIFRLGGIGVTKDDVTNMLIKVKEDDEAPENYKKCNNKMLEAFLNGFITFKRGPQHTAEGEPVAPPKATGQESSNNILFKKVKIALALTSEDVIALIDDGGGIKVSKGEIGAILRNPSHKNYKECGDSFARYFLRGLTNKYRA from the coding sequence ATGACAAACAACGATATTTTAATTCGCCTACGCTATGCGTTTGATATTAAAAATATAGATATGATAGAAATTTTTAGGCTTGGTGGTATAGGAGTCACAAAGGATGATGTGACGAATATGCTAATTAAGGTGAAAGAAGATGATGAAGCACCTGAAAATTATAAAAAATGTAATAATAAAATGCTTGAAGCATTTTTGAATGGTTTTATTACATTTAAGAGGGGCCCTCAGCATACGGCTGAAGGGGAACCAGTAGCACCACCAAAAGCGACAGGTCAAGAAAGCTCGAATAATATACTATTTAAAAAAGTGAAAATCGCCTTGGCATTAACGAGCGAAGATGTTATTGCGCTAATCGATGATGGTGGAGGTATTAAAGTGTCGAAGGGTGAGATTGGGGCAATTTTACGCAATCCAAGTCATAAAAATTATAAAGAATGTGGCGATAGCTTTGCACGTTACTTTTTAAGAGGGCTAACAAATAAATATCGCGCATAG